DNA from Stenotrophomonas acidaminiphila:
TGCGCTCGCCGCCCCGCGGGTCGTCCTGCAGGCGGCTGTCGTCGTCGAACACCAGGGTCTGCCGGCGCTGCAGCGAGTACGGTTCCCAACGCGGCAGCCCGCCGTGGTTGGGGTCGCCGTGGTGGGCGAACGCCAGCAGCGCATCGCTCATCGCGTCGGCCATGCGCGTGGCCGACGCGCGGGTGCCGGTGCGCGAACCGGGCTGGTGCGTGTTGTGGAACACCAGCGGGATGTCCAGGGTATGGAAGGCGCGCAGCCGGTCGGCCTCGCCACCGCGGTCGTACCAGTCCAGCTGGTAGGCCCAGGTCGGCGCGCCCTGGCGTGCGCGCGCTTCCAGTTCCTCCACCGCGCCGCGCCAGGAGCGGCCGGCGGTGGTCGCGGCGAAGAACACCTCCGACGCCGTGTAGTGCGGGTACATCCGCCGGTACGCGGCGATCACCTCCGCGACCGGCAGGTCCACGAACTGCTCGCGCTCCAGTTTCGCCGGCAGTGCCTCCCAGTCGAGTGTGAAGTTGCGCGCATCGTTGCCGAGGAAGGCGCGGGTTTCGTCGCGGGTATTGCCGATGACCATCGGGACGGTGGCCGACTGCAGCGGCGCCTGCGGCCAGAACGGGTGCACCGGCAGGTGCCGCGCGTCCAGTACCGGGCCCAAGTACAGGCCGGTGTCCTCGACCCACGATGGATCGCGCAGCTTGACCGCGTCCAGCAGCGTTTCCATCGGCAGCGTGCGCAGCGCCTGCGGGTCGCGCAGGCCGAAGTGTTCCAGCACGCGCCGCGCGCGCTGCGTCGCCGCGCGTGGCCCGGCGGCGGTGACCTGCTGGCCGCTCATCGTCCAGGCGCGGTGGAACAGGCCCGCCGCCGCCGGCATCGCCATCAGCGTGGCGATCTTGGCGCCGCCGCCGGACTGGCCGAACACGGTGACGTTGCCGGGGTCGCCGCCGAACTCCACCGCATGCTGGCGCACCCATTGCAGCGCCTGCACCAGGTCCAGCTGGCCGACGTTGCCGGAATCGGCGAACGCCGGGCCGCCAAGGCCGCCCAGGTACAGGTAGCCGAACACGTTGAGCCGGTGGTTGACGCTGACCACCACCACGTCGCCGCGCCGGCACAGGTTGCCGCCGTCATACAGCGGATCACTGCCCGAGCCGTTGTTGTAGGCGCCGCCGTGGAGGTACACCAGCACCGGGCGGCGGCCGCCGTCGCGCAGGGCCGGCGTCCACACGTTGAGATACAGGCAATCCTCGCTGCCCGGGCCTTCGCCACTGGTCTGCGGCGCCGCCGGGCCAGGAGCCAAGGCGTCGCGTATGCCGCGCCAGGGGGCTTCCTGTACTGCCGGCTGGAAGCGCCGCGGTGCGGTGTCCGCGCCGTAGGGAATGCCGCGGAACACATGGATGCCCTGCTCGGTCTGCCCGGCGATACGGCCGCCGCGCACGCGTGCGAGCGGACTCGCCTGCCCGCGCGCGGCGCCGGCCGGGACCGCAGCGGCCAGCCCCGCGCCGAGCGAACACAGTGCGCCGGCGCGCAGCAGCCGGCGCCGTTGCGGATCGTCGGGCCTGGCGTTCATGGCATGCGCTCCGTTCCCTGCGCGGCGATCCAGTCCAGTGCCAGCCGCGGCCAGGCGGCGGTGGTCAGGCCGGCGATGCCACGGGTGCCGAAGCCATGGCCGCCATGCGGGAACACGTGCAGCTCGGCCGGGACCCCGGCGCGGAGCAGGCCCGAGTAGAACGCCAGGCTGTTGCCGACCGGCACCGCCGCATCGTCACCGGCATGCACCAGGAAAGTGGGTGGCGTGTCGGCACGGACCTGGTCCTGCATCGAATAACGCCGCTGCAGCGCCGGCTCCGGTCGCGCGCCGAGCAGCCGTTCGCGCGAACCGGGGTGCGCGTCCGCGCCGGCCATGTCGATCACCGGATACACCAGCAGCTGGAAATCCGGGCGCGCACTGGCGCGGTCGATGGCGTCGGTGGCCGGGTAGGCGGGCTGGTCGAAGCCGTTGCCGAGCCGCGCGGCCAGGTGCCCGCCGGCGGAGAAGCCGATCACGCCGATGCGCCGCGGGTCCAGCTGCCACTCGCCGGCGCGCGTGCGGATCAGGCGCAATGCGCGCTGCGCATCGGCCAGCGCCGCCTCGCGGTCGTCGCGCCCCTCGCCCGGCAGCCGGTAGCGCAGCACGAACAGGGTGATGCCGCCCTGCTCGACGAAGGCCGGCACCAGCGCCGAGCCCTCCTTGTCCAGCACCACGCGCTGGTAGCCCCCCCGGGCGTCACCAGCAGTGCGGTGCCGTTGGGCCGGGCTGGCCGGTACATGACCAGATAGGGCGCACTGACATGGGTGATGTAGCGGTCCGGCAGCGCCGGGTCGGTGCTGCGTTCGACGATCCGCGCGGCCTGGGCGAGAGGTTTGTCCCCCGGTGCCACCCCGTTCGGCCACAGCGCGATCCGCCGTGCCGATCCCGAGACCGGTTCACCGTCCGGGCCGTCGCCCGGGGCGGCGGCGGCGCCACCGCAATTCAGGCAAAAAGCCAATAACAACAAGGATCTGCCAAGCAGGGTCAGGGACATGGGGAGTCTCGCGATGCGGAACGGGGATGGCCGTGATGCGATGCGTATTGCCAGATGACACCGGTTTACCATATACAGCAACCACAGCACTGTCGATGGGCGGTGCAGCAACGCCACCAGGAGAGCCACTTGAGCATCGACCAAGGCCAACCGGCCCCGACCGCCGCGCTGGACGACATCGCCCGCCAGTTCGTGGACGCGCGCCGCGCCGGGCGTTCGCTCGATGATTTTCCCGGCACGATCCCGGCCGACCTGGTCACCGCCTATCAGGTGCAGGACCTGGCGATCGGCCGCTGGGGCGATGCGGTGGTCGGCTGGAAGGTCGGCTATATCGCGCCCGAGCGCCGCGACGCATCCGGCGACGAGCGCCTGCTGGGCCCGGTGTTCGCGCGCCAGCTCTGGAATGCTACCGGTGGCATCGTGGACATCCCGGTGTTCTCCGGCGCCGGTGGGTTCGCCGCGGTCGAGGCCGAGTACGTGCTGCGGCTCGACGCCGACGCACCGGCCGGCAAGCTCGACTGGACGCCAGCCGAGGCCGCCGCCCTGCCCGCGCGCCTGTTCACCGGGGTGGAAGTGGCCAGCAGCCCGCTGGCGACGATCAACGTGCTGGGGCCGCGGGTGGTGGTGTCCGACTTCGGCAACAACAATGGCCTGGTGCTGGGCACGGAAATCGTGGACTGGACGCGGCTGGACGAAGCGCGGCTGCTGGCGCGCACCGAGATCGACGGGGTGGTGGTGGGCACCGGCGGCGCCGGCAACCTGCCCGGCGGCCTGCGCGCGGCCTATGCGTTCGCGCTGGCGCGCTCGGCGCGCCGCGGCCGGCCGCTGCGCCGCGGCGACCTGATCGCCACCGGCAACGCCACCGGCATCCACGACATTGCGGTCGGCCAGCAGGCCGTGATCCGCTTCGAGGGCCATGGCGAGATTGCCTGCAGGGCGGTGGCCGCCGGCTGAGCGGCGGCCACGATGGATGCACGTGGAGGGGGTTCGATGATCAATCGCAGAAATTTTCTTGCCACCGGGCTGGGCGCGCTTGCCGCGCCGGCGCTGGTGGCCTGTGCGGGTAGTGGCCGCGGGACCGCCGGCGAGGGCCGCCTGCTCACCGCCTCCGACGTCCACGTGGCGGACTACCCCACGGTCACCGCGGTCCGATGGATCGGGCAGCAGCTCGAGCGCGAAACCGGTGGCCGGCTGCGGCTGGCGCAGTACCACTCCGGCCAGCTAGGCCGCGAGTCGGAAGCGATCGACATGGCGCGCTTCGGCGCCATCGACATCACCCGGGTCTACTCGGGGCATTGAACAACGCGTTCCCGTTGACCCGCGCGCTGTGCCTGCCCTACGTGTTCGATTCGGTCGCGCACATGCGCCGCGCGCTGGACGGCGGCATTGCCGACGCGGTGCTGGCCGGCTTCGAGCAGCGCGGCCTGGTCGGCCTGGCGATCTACGATTCCGGCGCGCGCTGCTTCTACAACACCAGGCATCCGATCGTGGCGCCGCGCGACCTGCACGGCCTGAAGCTGCGCGTGGCCAGCTCGGACATCTTCCTGCAGCTGATGCGCCTGTTCGGCGCCAACCCGACGCCGATGTCGCTGGGCGACACGTTCTCCGGCATGGAGACGCACATGATCGACGGCGCCGAGAACAACATGCGCAGCTTCCACTCCAGCCGCCACTTCGAGGCCGCGCACTACTGGTCCGAAAGCCAGCATTCGCATGCGCCGGACGTGCTGCTGATGTCGCGGCGCAGCTTCGACGCGCTGGCGCCGGGCGACCGCCGCCTGCTGCTGGAGCTGGCGCGGCAGTCGGTGCAGGTGATGCGTGGCGAATGGGATGCGTCCGAGGACAAGGCGCGGCAAGCGGTGCTGGCGCACGGCGTGAAGGCCAACGCGGTGGACATCGCCGCGTTCCGCGAGGCCGCCGCGCCGCTGCTGCGCGATTTCCTGCAGCAGCCGGAGATCGCCGCCCTGCACCGCCGCATCCGCGATTTCGCCTGAGGATCCGCAGCGATGACCGAAGCCACTTTCCGCAGTACCCAGGCCGGCCCGCAGCGCGCGCTGGAAGCCCTGGCCACCGTCGTCATCCACATCGCCGTCGTCGCCCTGCTGGGGCTGGTGGTGGTGCAGGGCTGGCAGGTGTTCGCCCGCTACGTGATCAACGACTCGCCCAGCTGGACCGAGCCGGT
Protein-coding regions in this window:
- a CDS encoding carboxylesterase gives rise to the protein MNARPDDPQRRRLLRAGALCSLGAGLAAAVPAGAARGQASPLARVRGGRIAGQTEQGIHVFRGIPYGADTAPRRFQPAVQEAPWRGIRDALAPGPAAPQTSGEGPGSEDCLYLNVWTPALRDGGRRPVLVYLHGGAYNNGSGSDPLYDGGNLCRRGDVVVVSVNHRLNVFGYLYLGGLGGPAFADSGNVGQLDLVQALQWVRQHAVEFGGDPGNVTVFGQSGGGAKIATLMAMPAAAGLFHRAWTMSGQQVTAAGPRAATQRARRVLEHFGLRDPQALRTLPMETLLDAVKLRDPSWVEDTGLYLGPVLDARHLPVHPFWPQAPLQSATVPMVIGNTRDETRAFLGNDARNFTLDWEALPAKLEREQFVDLPVAEVIAAYRRMYPHYTASEVFFAATTAGRSWRGAVEELEARARQGAPTWAYQLDWYDRGGEADRLRAFHTLDIPLVFHNTHQPGSRTGTRASATRMADAMSDALLAFAHHGDPNHGGLPRWEPYSLQRRQTLVFDDDSRLQDDPRGGERRLYGQVPFVQRGTS
- a CDS encoding 2-keto-4-pentenoate hydratase, with protein sequence MDDIARQFVDARRAGRSLDDFPGTIPADLVTAYQVQDLAIGRWGDAVVGWKVGYIAPERRDASGDERLLGPVFARQLWNATGGIVDIPVFSGAGGFAAVEAEYVLRLDADAPAGKLDWTPAEAAALPARLFTGVEVASSPLATINVLGPRVVVSDFGNNNGLVLGTEIVDWTRLDEARLLARTEIDGVVVGTGGAGNLPGGLRAAYAFALARSARRGRPLRRGDLIATGNATGIHDIAVGQQAVIRFEGHGEIACRAVAAG